In the genome of Rhodoplanes sp. Z2-YC6860, one region contains:
- a CDS encoding ABC transporter ATP-binding protein, whose amino-acid sequence MSELAISNLSKAFGGVHAVRDVSFTIGKGEFLALIGPNGAGKSTCFNMINGQLRPDSGEIRFGGRNIAGLAPRDIWKLGVGRTFQVAATFGSMTVAENVQMALISHAGEIYRFWKPAAQRHKERALALLDQVGMKAAADRPSRELAYGDVKRVELAIALANDPHLLLMDEPTAGMAPRERNELIALVKRLVLERGISVLFTEHSMDVVFTHADRIIVLSRGRLIADGNAQSIRDDEKVREVYFGTGKTFVKAHAP is encoded by the coding sequence ATGAGCGAGCTCGCGATCAGCAACCTCTCGAAAGCCTTCGGCGGCGTTCACGCCGTGCGCGACGTCAGCTTCACGATCGGCAAGGGCGAGTTCCTGGCGCTGATCGGGCCGAACGGCGCCGGCAAATCGACCTGCTTCAATATGATCAACGGCCAGCTCCGGCCGGATTCCGGCGAGATCCGGTTCGGCGGCCGCAACATCGCAGGGCTCGCGCCGCGCGACATCTGGAAGCTCGGCGTCGGCCGCACCTTCCAGGTCGCGGCGACCTTCGGCTCGATGACGGTCGCCGAGAACGTGCAGATGGCGCTGATCTCGCACGCCGGCGAGATCTACCGGTTCTGGAAGCCCGCGGCGCAGCGGCACAAGGAGCGCGCGCTGGCATTGCTCGATCAGGTCGGCATGAAGGCCGCCGCCGACCGGCCCAGTCGCGAGTTGGCTTACGGCGATGTCAAACGCGTCGAACTCGCCATTGCCCTGGCCAACGATCCTCACCTCCTTCTCATGGACGAGCCGACTGCCGGCATGGCGCCGCGCGAACGGAACGAACTGATCGCCCTGGTGAAGCGCCTCGTGCTGGAGCGCGGCATCTCCGTGCTGTTCACCGAACATTCGATGGACGTGGTGTTCACGCATGCAGACCGCATCATCGTTCTGTCGCGCGGCCGGCTGATCGCCGACGGAAACGCCCAATCGATCCGCGATGACGAGAAGGTCCGCGAAGTCTATTTCGGCACCGGCAAGACTTTTGTGAAGGCGCACGCGCCATGA
- a CDS encoding ABC transporter ATP-binding protein → MRALSTAETTAKIEIRKVSKAYETNDGPVPALRAVDLSIREGEFVSIVGPSGCGKSTLLYVVGGFLSSEGEVLVGGSRITGPGTDRGVVFQEYALFPWLTVRKNILFGLERTSVPVAERDKTVERLINVIGLKGFEERYPRELSGGMKQRVAIARTMACDPAILLLDEPFGALDAQTREVMQDELLRLWLDMRKTVLMITHDVSEAVYLSNRICVMSARPGQIVEEFVIDLDRTVPRETLFLSDAFNRIRNEVWLAVRRQSLPAGHSDGKA, encoded by the coding sequence GTGCGCGCTCTGAGCACGGCCGAAACCACGGCCAAGATCGAGATACGCAAGGTCTCGAAAGCGTACGAAACGAACGACGGTCCGGTGCCTGCGCTGCGGGCCGTCGATCTTTCGATCCGCGAGGGCGAATTCGTCTCCATCGTCGGCCCGTCGGGCTGCGGCAAGAGCACGCTGCTCTACGTGGTCGGCGGATTCCTGTCGTCCGAAGGCGAGGTGCTGGTCGGTGGCAGCCGCATCACCGGCCCCGGCACCGACCGCGGCGTGGTGTTCCAGGAATACGCGCTGTTTCCCTGGCTCACGGTGCGAAAGAACATCCTGTTCGGCCTTGAGCGCACCAGCGTTCCTGTGGCCGAACGCGACAAGACGGTCGAGCGGCTGATCAACGTCATCGGCTTGAAGGGCTTCGAGGAGCGCTACCCGCGTGAACTGTCGGGCGGCATGAAGCAGCGCGTCGCCATCGCCCGCACCATGGCCTGCGACCCCGCGATCCTGCTGCTCGACGAACCGTTCGGCGCGCTCGACGCCCAGACCCGCGAGGTGATGCAGGACGAGCTTCTTCGCCTGTGGCTCGATATGCGCAAGACTGTGCTGATGATCACGCACGACGTGAGCGAGGCGGTGTATCTCTCCAACCGCATCTGCGTGATGTCGGCACGGCCGGGCCAGATCGTCGAGGAGTTCGTCATCGATCTCGACCGCACCGTGCCGCGCGAGACGCTGTTTCTCTCCGACGCGTTCAACCGCATCCGCAACGAGGTGTGGCTCGCGGTGCGAAGGCAATCGCTGCCGGCAGGACACTCCGATGGCAAAGCGTAG
- a CDS encoding ABC transporter permease, with amino-acid sequence MTDRPAPSKLGLYARSAVSVLIVIMAWEIAARMQFVSALFLPPFSAVMLQLWSTIADGTLFTDLGVSLGRTFGGLAIAAVGGILLGVAMARVRALDWLLDPLVALAFPAPKIAFLPVFILWFGIDHLSKILLVAFTCVFPVMIGAYSAARSVNRVLIWSAWSLGTGRTALLTHVILPACGPRIFATLRVAVPVALVTTFTAEMVAGGGGMGATLMYSQRFFESSTVFAYIVVMLTVGLAIDAAMQEVQSRVPATANVP; translated from the coding sequence ATGACGGATCGCCCTGCGCCCAGCAAGCTCGGCCTTTACGCCCGCTCCGCCGTCTCGGTGCTGATCGTCATCATGGCGTGGGAAATCGCAGCGCGGATGCAGTTCGTCTCCGCGCTGTTCCTGCCGCCCTTCAGCGCCGTGATGCTGCAGCTCTGGAGCACGATCGCCGACGGCACGCTGTTCACCGATCTTGGCGTCAGCCTCGGCCGCACCTTCGGCGGCCTCGCGATTGCGGCCGTGGGAGGCATCCTGCTCGGCGTCGCCATGGCGCGCGTCCGTGCGCTCGACTGGCTGCTCGATCCGCTGGTGGCGCTGGCCTTTCCCGCGCCCAAGATCGCGTTTCTGCCGGTGTTCATTCTTTGGTTCGGCATCGATCATCTCTCCAAGATCCTGCTGGTGGCGTTCACCTGCGTGTTTCCGGTGATGATCGGCGCCTACAGCGCGGCGCGCTCCGTCAACCGCGTGCTGATCTGGTCGGCATGGTCGCTTGGTACCGGCCGCACGGCGCTGCTCACCCACGTGATCCTGCCGGCCTGCGGTCCGCGCATCTTTGCGACCTTGCGTGTCGCCGTGCCGGTGGCGCTGGTCACAACCTTCACGGCCGAGATGGTCGCGGGCGGCGGCGGCATGGGCGCGACGCTGATGTATTCCCAGCGCTTTTTCGAAAGCTCGACGGTCTTCGCCTATATCGTCGTGATGCTCACGGTCGGCCTCGCCATCGACGCTGCGATGCAAGAGGTCCAGAGCCGCGTGCCGGCCACGGCCAACGTCCCGTAG
- a CDS encoding ABC transporter permease, giving the protein MSLNAFLFQAVNGLSTASGLFLVAAGLSLIFGVSRIVNIAHGSLYMLGTYIAYTFATRLGGGFGFWGGIVATALIVGAIGAAIEFVLLRQIYRAPELFQLLATFALVLVINDATLYLWGPEDLLGPRAPGLRDAVEFLGRRLPSYDVFLIVVGPLVLLAMHLLLAKTRFGRLIRAATQDREMVGALGVNQSMLFTAVFALGSLLAGLGGALQVAREPANLTTDLNAISDAFVVVVVGGMGSIPGAYLAAVIIAEVKALCIGLGVVDFGFIKINFTKFTLVAEFIVMAVVLIARPYGLLGRPQGTVRSIAEPEEPIRPATPIVKTLGVAALVLLLALPFLAQSSPYLLVLGIDVLIAVLFATSLHFIMGPGGMHSFGHAAYFGLGAYGAALSLKFLAASMGLALMIAPIAALLGALLFGWFAVRLSGVYLAMLTLAFAQIVWAAVFQWEPFTGGSNGVVGVWPKPPFDKSSAYFLLALALTVPAVLLLRRFLFSPFGYAMRAGRDSPLRAEAIGIDVKRVHWLAFAVAGGACGIAGGLFAFAKGSISPETIHVGRSIDGLVMVLLGGLQTLTGPIVGASVFAVLQDTIMRSTEYWRALLGGVILLLVLVFPSGIVGGIINLARRGKPAS; this is encoded by the coding sequence ATGTCGCTCAACGCATTCCTGTTCCAGGCGGTCAACGGTCTTTCCACCGCCTCCGGACTCTTTCTCGTCGCCGCCGGCCTCTCGCTGATTTTCGGCGTCTCGCGCATCGTCAACATCGCGCACGGGTCCCTCTATATGCTCGGGACCTACATCGCCTACACGTTTGCCACGAGGCTCGGCGGCGGCTTCGGATTCTGGGGTGGCATCGTCGCCACCGCGCTCATTGTCGGCGCGATCGGGGCTGCGATCGAGTTTGTGCTGCTGCGGCAGATCTACCGCGCGCCCGAACTGTTCCAGCTGCTCGCGACCTTCGCGCTGGTGCTCGTCATCAACGACGCAACGCTCTATCTCTGGGGCCCGGAAGACCTGCTCGGCCCGCGCGCACCGGGGCTGCGCGACGCCGTCGAATTCCTGGGACGGAGATTGCCGAGCTACGACGTGTTCCTGATCGTCGTCGGCCCGCTCGTTCTTCTGGCGATGCATCTGCTCCTGGCGAAGACGCGCTTCGGCCGTCTCATTCGCGCCGCGACGCAAGACCGCGAGATGGTCGGCGCGCTCGGCGTCAACCAGTCGATGCTGTTCACCGCGGTGTTTGCGCTGGGCTCGCTGCTCGCAGGCCTCGGAGGCGCGCTTCAAGTCGCCCGCGAGCCGGCCAACCTCACGACCGACCTCAACGCCATCAGCGACGCCTTCGTCGTCGTGGTCGTCGGCGGCATGGGCTCGATCCCGGGTGCGTATCTCGCCGCCGTGATCATCGCCGAGGTGAAAGCTCTGTGCATCGGACTCGGCGTGGTCGACTTCGGCTTCATCAAGATCAACTTCACCAAGTTCACGCTGGTCGCCGAATTCATCGTCATGGCCGTGGTGCTGATCGCGCGGCCCTACGGCCTCCTCGGCCGGCCGCAAGGCACGGTGCGTTCCATCGCCGAGCCGGAGGAACCGATTCGCCCGGCGACGCCGATTGTCAAAACGCTCGGCGTTGCAGCGCTCGTGCTGCTGCTGGCGCTGCCGTTCCTCGCACAGTCCTCGCCGTATCTCCTGGTCCTCGGCATCGACGTGCTGATCGCGGTGCTGTTTGCCACCAGCCTGCACTTCATCATGGGCCCCGGCGGCATGCACTCGTTCGGGCATGCCGCCTACTTCGGCCTCGGCGCCTATGGCGCGGCGCTGTCGCTGAAATTCCTCGCGGCCTCGATGGGCCTCGCGCTGATGATCGCGCCGATCGCGGCGCTGCTCGGCGCCTTGCTGTTCGGCTGGTTCGCGGTGCGGCTCTCCGGCGTGTACCTCGCAATGCTTACGCTCGCCTTCGCTCAGATCGTCTGGGCCGCGGTGTTCCAATGGGAGCCGTTCACCGGCGGTTCGAACGGCGTGGTCGGCGTCTGGCCGAAGCCGCCGTTCGACAAGAGCTCGGCCTACTTCCTCCTGGCGCTGGCGCTCACGGTGCCGGCCGTGCTGCTGCTGCGCCGCTTCCTGTTCTCGCCCTTCGGCTATGCGATGCGCGCCGGCCGCGACTCGCCGCTGCGCGCCGAGGCCATCGGCATCGACGTGAAACGCGTGCACTGGCTGGCGTTCGCGGTCGCGGGCGGCGCCTGCGGCATCGCCGGCGGGCTGTTCGCCTTCGCCAAGGGCTCGATCTCGCCGGAAACCATCCACGTCGGCCGCTCGATCGATGGCCTTGTGATGGTGCTGCTCGGCGGCCTGCAGACGCTGACCGGACCTATCGTGGGCGCCTCGGTCTTCGCCGTGCTGCAGGATACCATCATGCGCTCGACCGAATACTGGCGCGCGCTTCTTGGCGGCGTGATCCTGCTGCTGGTTCTGGTGTTTCCGTCGGGCATCGTCGGCGGCATCATCAACCTCGCGCGCCGCGGGAAGCCCGCGTCATGA
- a CDS encoding SDR family NAD(P)-dependent oxidoreductase — translation MDLKLKGKTALVTGGSEGIGKGIAIALANEGVDVAICSRSKDKLEATAAEIAKATGRKIVPIPADLRQDKDAKNFIEQAHKALGRCDIMINNAGSAAGGVIEHLTEDDWEAGLQLKFMGYVRCLRYVLPIMVKQGGGRVVNLIGNDGVKPSYWEICPGAANAAGQNLTVSLAGQYGKHGISFCAVNPGPVRTERWAGLVKAMSRDMKISYEEADTLAPSSIPLGRIAEVDEVANLVVMLASPMMQMVNGTMIEIDGGQDKPLMDRFRDKNRS, via the coding sequence ATGGATCTCAAGCTCAAAGGCAAAACCGCGCTGGTGACCGGCGGCAGCGAGGGCATCGGCAAGGGCATTGCGATCGCCTTGGCCAACGAAGGCGTCGATGTCGCGATCTGCTCCCGCAGCAAGGATAAGCTCGAAGCCACCGCGGCGGAGATCGCGAAGGCAACCGGCCGCAAGATCGTGCCGATCCCGGCCGATCTGCGCCAGGACAAGGACGCCAAGAACTTCATCGAGCAGGCGCACAAGGCGCTCGGCCGCTGCGACATCATGATCAACAACGCCGGCTCGGCGGCGGGCGGCGTGATCGAGCATCTCACCGAGGACGACTGGGAAGCCGGCCTGCAGCTCAAGTTCATGGGCTACGTGCGCTGCCTGCGCTACGTCCTGCCCATCATGGTCAAGCAGGGCGGCGGCCGCGTCGTGAACCTGATCGGCAACGACGGCGTGAAGCCGTCCTACTGGGAGATCTGCCCAGGTGCGGCCAACGCGGCAGGTCAGAACCTCACCGTGTCGCTCGCCGGCCAGTACGGCAAGCACGGCATCAGCTTCTGCGCCGTGAACCCCGGCCCGGTGCGCACAGAGCGCTGGGCGGGCCTGGTCAAGGCCATGTCGCGCGACATGAAGATTTCCTACGAGGAGGCCGACACGCTGGCGCCCTCCTCGATCCCGCTTGGCCGCATCGCCGAGGTCGACGAAGTCGCCAATCTCGTCGTGATGCTCGCCTCCCCGATGATGCAGATGGTCAACGGCACCATGATCGAGATCGACGGCGGTCAGGACAAGCCGTTGATGGATCGCTTCCGCGACAAGAACCGGAGTTGA
- a CDS encoding IS110 family transposase, with product MDTIYVGIDVSKDRLDVHVRPGGEAFAVERNGKGLEDLVDRLRGLSPSLIAVEATGGFETIVAAAVAGAGLPLAVVNPAQVRHFAQAIGKRAKTDPIDAGVIAHFAEAVKPEPRPMPEETAVLLAELVGRRRQIIEMLVAERQREKHASNVRVRKSLARHIAVLEKELPSIDRDIDGLVRGAPVWREKEDLLISVPGIKNTLARIFLAEAPELGNLDRRRIASLAGVAPYTRQSGRWRGKAMIGGGRTALRSALFIAALTASRHNPVLKAFYARLLAAGKPKKVALIAVARKLLTIINAMLRDSRKWQNT from the coding sequence ATGGACACGATCTACGTTGGCATTGATGTATCGAAAGACCGTCTGGACGTTCATGTGCGCCCTGGCGGTGAGGCCTTTGCGGTCGAGCGGAACGGCAAGGGTCTGGAAGACCTGGTGGACCGTCTGCGAGGGCTTTCGCCTTCGCTGATTGCGGTGGAGGCGACGGGCGGCTTTGAGACGATCGTTGCGGCAGCGGTGGCTGGAGCTGGACTTCCGCTTGCAGTGGTGAACCCAGCTCAAGTTCGGCACTTCGCACAGGCCATCGGCAAGCGCGCCAAGACCGATCCGATCGATGCGGGCGTGATCGCCCACTTCGCGGAGGCGGTCAAACCTGAGCCGCGGCCGATGCCTGAAGAAACAGCCGTGCTGCTCGCCGAGTTGGTCGGCCGGCGGCGCCAGATCATCGAGATGCTGGTGGCCGAGCGGCAGCGCGAGAAGCACGCCAGCAACGTGCGGGTTCGCAAGAGCCTGGCGCGGCACATTGCCGTTCTCGAGAAGGAACTGCCGAGCATCGATCGGGACATCGATGGTCTGGTTCGTGGCGCCCCGGTCTGGCGGGAGAAGGAGGACCTGCTCATCTCGGTTCCCGGAATCAAGAACACGCTGGCCCGCATCTTCCTCGCGGAAGCGCCTGAGCTCGGCAACCTCGATCGCCGTCGCATCGCAAGCCTGGCTGGTGTGGCGCCCTACACCAGACAATCGGGCCGCTGGCGGGGCAAGGCCATGATCGGCGGAGGTCGCACGGCGCTTCGCTCGGCTCTGTTCATTGCCGCCTTGACGGCCAGTCGCCACAACCCGGTGCTCAAGGCCTTCTACGCCCGACTGCTCGCCGCCGGTAAGCCAAAGAAGGTCGCGCTCATCGCGGTGGCCAGGAAGCTCCTCACCATCATCAACGCCATGCTCAGAGACAGCAGAAAATGGCAAAACACTTGA
- a CDS encoding MarR family winged helix-turn-helix transcriptional regulator has protein sequence MARRPKLKALPEASAANGYLLDDQIGFLLRVAMQRHTSIFMSQMVGDLTQPQFAAMAKLLEVGPCSQNHLGRLIYLDASTIKGIVDRLQLRGLVATCDDATDKRRRAVTLTDKGRRATEAATSVASKITKKTLAPLTGEEQKAVLKLLRKLT, from the coding sequence ATGGCACGTCGCCCCAAGCTCAAAGCGCTGCCCGAAGCCTCGGCGGCAAACGGCTATCTGCTCGACGATCAGATCGGCTTCCTGCTGCGCGTCGCGATGCAGCGGCACACCTCGATCTTCATGTCACAGATGGTCGGCGACCTGACGCAGCCGCAGTTTGCGGCCATGGCCAAGCTCCTCGAGGTCGGCCCCTGTTCGCAGAACCATCTCGGCCGGCTGATCTATCTCGATGCCTCGACGATCAAGGGCATCGTCGACCGGCTGCAGCTTCGCGGCCTGGTCGCGACCTGCGACGATGCGACCGACAAGCGCCGCCGCGCCGTGACCTTGACCGACAAGGGCCGCCGCGCCACCGAGGCGGCGACGTCGGTTGCGAGCAAGATCACCAAGAAGACGCTCGCGCCGCTGACCGGCGAGGAGCAGAAGGCCGTGCTGAAGCTGCTGCGCAAGCTGACGTAG
- a CDS encoding ABC transporter ATP-binding protein produces MNASKSETILSVEKLAASYGAAQILYDLSLEVGRGEVVALMGRNGAGKSTTMKAIMGLMARKGQVTFNGVDISRAKPHEIARLGLGFTPEDRRIFADLTVMENLDIGRQPPRSFADGTAAPEWSPERLFKLFPNLGEMPDRPGGRMSGGEQQMLTVARTLMGNPLLVLLDEPSEGVAPLIVEQMANTILELKKEGLSILLSEQNMVFAELVSDRAYVLEKGEIRWHGTMAALAVDSAVQRSYLTL; encoded by the coding sequence ATGAACGCGAGCAAGAGCGAGACCATCCTTTCGGTCGAGAAGCTCGCGGCGTCTTACGGCGCGGCGCAGATCCTCTACGACCTGTCGCTCGAGGTTGGCCGCGGCGAGGTCGTGGCATTGATGGGGAGAAACGGCGCCGGCAAGTCGACCACCATGAAGGCCATCATGGGCCTGATGGCGCGCAAGGGTCAGGTGACCTTCAACGGCGTCGACATCTCGCGCGCAAAACCGCACGAGATCGCGCGCCTCGGACTCGGTTTCACACCGGAAGACCGTAGGATTTTTGCCGATCTCACCGTGATGGAGAATCTCGACATCGGCCGCCAGCCGCCGCGAAGCTTTGCCGATGGCACGGCTGCGCCGGAGTGGAGTCCGGAGCGGCTGTTCAAGCTGTTTCCGAACCTCGGTGAGATGCCCGACCGCCCCGGGGGCCGCATGAGCGGCGGCGAGCAGCAGATGCTCACCGTGGCGCGCACGCTGATGGGTAACCCGCTGCTGGTGCTGCTCGACGAACCGTCGGAAGGCGTCGCGCCGCTGATCGTCGAGCAGATGGCCAACACGATTCTCGAGTTGAAGAAGGAGGGCCTGTCGATCCTCCTGTCGGAACAGAACATGGTGTTCGCTGAGCTTGTATCGGATCGCGCCTATGTTCTGGAAAAGGGCGAGATCCGCTGGCATGGCACCATGGCGGCGCTCGCGGTTGATTCGGCGGTGCAACGCAGCTATCTCACGCTTTAG
- a CDS encoding ABC transporter substrate-binding protein, protein MVTRMITKRNVFLLAFTAAAALGFTAQGSAQETIKIGELNSYKTQSAFLDPYKKGMELALEEVNGKGGVLGKKLELISRDDGTNPGEAVRVAEELITREGVSMIAGTFLSHIGLAVTNFAGQKKVFFLAAEPLTDKITWQNGNKYTYRLRATTYMQTAMLLPAALEAKKKRWALVYPDFEYGQSAVENFKALMKKSQPDIEFVTEQATPLGKVDAGAVAQAIDDAKPDAIFNVLFGPDLAKFVREGNTRGVFKNRVVVSLLSGEPEYLDPLKDEAPVGWTVTGYPWDKVKTPEHMAFVAAYQKKFNDYPRLGSIVGYSTIKSIAAGIAKAGSTDTEKMVAAFAGLKVDSPFGPFEYRASDHQATMGAYVGKIALENGKGTMSDFKYIDGATVLPSDAEVKKLRPAEAN, encoded by the coding sequence ATGGTCACCAGGATGATCACCAAGCGTAACGTGTTCTTGCTCGCATTCACAGCCGCGGCCGCCTTGGGCTTTACAGCCCAAGGCTCTGCTCAAGAAACCATCAAGATCGGCGAACTCAACAGCTACAAGACCCAGTCGGCCTTCCTCGATCCCTACAAGAAGGGCATGGAGCTCGCACTCGAAGAGGTCAACGGCAAGGGCGGCGTGCTCGGCAAGAAGCTCGAGCTGATCTCGCGCGACGACGGCACCAATCCGGGCGAAGCGGTCCGCGTTGCCGAGGAATTGATCACCCGCGAAGGCGTGTCGATGATCGCGGGCACGTTCCTCTCGCACATCGGTCTCGCGGTGACCAACTTCGCCGGCCAGAAGAAGGTGTTTTTCCTCGCCGCCGAGCCGCTCACCGACAAAATCACCTGGCAGAACGGCAACAAGTACACCTATCGGCTGCGCGCCACGACCTACATGCAGACCGCGATGCTGCTGCCGGCCGCACTCGAGGCCAAGAAGAAGCGCTGGGCGCTGGTCTATCCGGACTTCGAGTACGGCCAGTCGGCGGTCGAGAACTTCAAGGCGCTGATGAAGAAATCGCAGCCCGACATCGAGTTCGTCACCGAACAGGCAACGCCGCTCGGCAAGGTCGACGCCGGCGCAGTGGCGCAGGCGATCGACGACGCCAAGCCCGACGCGATCTTCAACGTGCTGTTCGGACCGGACCTCGCGAAGTTCGTCCGCGAGGGCAACACCCGCGGCGTGTTCAAGAACCGCGTCGTGGTGAGCCTGCTCTCCGGCGAGCCGGAATATCTCGATCCGCTGAAGGACGAGGCCCCGGTCGGCTGGACCGTCACAGGTTATCCCTGGGACAAGGTCAAGACGCCGGAGCACATGGCGTTCGTCGCCGCCTATCAGAAAAAGTTCAATGACTATCCGCGGCTCGGGTCGATCGTCGGCTACTCGACGATCAAATCGATCGCTGCCGGCATCGCCAAGGCGGGCTCGACCGATACGGAGAAGATGGTCGCGGCCTTCGCCGGCCTGAAGGTCGACAGTCCGTTCGGGCCGTTCGAGTACCGCGCCAGCGACCATCAGGCCACCATGGGCGCCTATGTCGGCAAGATCGCGCTGGAGAACGGCAAGGGCACCATGAGCGACTTCAAGTATATCGATGGCGCAACCGTTCTGCCGTCCGACGCCGAGGTGAAGAAGCTCCGGCCCGCGGAGGCGAACTGA
- a CDS encoding alpha/beta fold hydrolase has protein sequence MPRATTRDGIQLYYEEAGSGPAVVFVHEYAADYRTWEPQMRHFARSHRCITFSQRGYPPSDIPNDPDAYLQDRFRDDVIAVMDALKIEKAHIVGHSMGAATALHVGIRYPERCISVIAAGCGYGSSADAAKVEEARAASREIGKMFAETSMEESARRYADGVVRQAHKNKDPRGYAHFVKLLSEHSPLGHSLTMLNLQAKRPSLWEMEAELKAFKPPLFIIVGDEDDWCVDGSIYLRRTVPTAGLYVVPRTGHTLTSEEPEKFNAALEEFFAETERGRWLAHKPKK, from the coding sequence ATGCCCCGTGCGACCACCAGGGACGGCATCCAACTGTATTACGAAGAGGCCGGCTCCGGCCCTGCGGTCGTGTTCGTTCACGAATACGCAGCCGACTACCGGACCTGGGAGCCGCAGATGCGGCACTTCGCGCGCTCCCACCGCTGCATCACCTTCAGCCAGCGCGGCTATCCGCCCTCCGACATTCCGAACGACCCCGACGCCTATCTGCAGGACAGATTCCGCGATGACGTGATCGCGGTCATGGACGCGCTGAAGATCGAGAAGGCCCACATCGTCGGCCATTCGATGGGCGCTGCCACCGCACTCCACGTCGGCATCCGCTATCCGGAGCGCTGCATCTCGGTGATCGCCGCGGGCTGCGGCTATGGTTCGAGCGCCGACGCCGCCAAGGTCGAAGAGGCCCGCGCGGCGTCCCGCGAGATCGGCAAGATGTTCGCCGAAACCTCGATGGAAGAGAGCGCGCGGCGCTACGCCGACGGCGTGGTGCGGCAGGCGCATAAGAACAAGGACCCGCGCGGCTACGCGCACTTCGTCAAGCTCTTGAGCGAGCATTCGCCGCTCGGCCATTCGCTCACCATGCTGAACCTGCAGGCCAAGCGCCCGTCGCTCTGGGAGATGGAAGCCGAGCTGAAGGCGTTCAAGCCGCCGCTCTTCATCATCGTCGGCGACGAGGACGACTGGTGCGTCGACGGCAGCATCTATCTGCGACGCACCGTGCCGACCGCGGGTCTCTATGTGGTGCCGCGCACCGGCCATACGCTGACCAGCGAAGAGCCCGAGAAATTCAATGCGGCGTTGGAGGAATTCTTCGCCGAAACCGAGCGCGGGCGCTGGCTCGCGCACAAGCCAAAGAAGTAA
- a CDS encoding ABC transporter permease: MAKRSRLPRPLLWLWNATPLVLFGLLWQGVSASGLVDPAFLPPPRTVGLALLDLLGGPQIRDNLLVTLYRSIAGLALGAAAGVLIGLLMARSARFNAYVAPIVGGTYSLPKSALIPLLILWFGVGSATAICAVFLACLLPMIVQTFHGVATTPNVLVWSAEAMGYTPRQLLTRVYLRHALPDIMTGLRIALGFSFVLAISSEMIAANSGIGKLIFMYGENGAYDYMFAAIACVVAVAYLADRALLWATRLSLHWHESAVEAAA, translated from the coding sequence ATGGCAAAGCGTAGCCGCCTGCCCCGCCCGCTGCTCTGGCTCTGGAACGCGACGCCACTCGTGCTGTTCGGCCTGCTTTGGCAAGGCGTCAGCGCATCAGGACTGGTCGATCCGGCATTCCTGCCGCCGCCACGGACCGTGGGCCTGGCGCTGCTCGATCTGCTCGGCGGTCCGCAGATCAGGGACAACCTGCTGGTGACGCTCTATCGCTCCATCGCCGGTCTCGCGCTGGGCGCGGCGGCCGGCGTCCTCATCGGGCTGCTGATGGCGCGATCCGCACGCTTCAACGCCTACGTCGCCCCGATCGTCGGCGGCACCTATTCGCTGCCGAAATCGGCGCTGATCCCGCTTCTCATTCTCTGGTTCGGCGTGGGGTCGGCGACCGCGATCTGCGCGGTGTTCCTCGCCTGTCTGCTGCCAATGATCGTGCAGACCTTCCATGGCGTCGCCACCACGCCCAACGTGCTGGTGTGGAGTGCCGAGGCGATGGGCTATACGCCGCGGCAGCTGCTCACCCGCGTCTATCTGCGCCACGCGCTGCCGGACATCATGACCGGGCTGCGCATCGCGCTCGGTTTTTCGTTCGTGCTCGCGATCTCGTCGGAGATGATCGCGGCCAACAGCGGCATCGGCAAGCTGATCTTCATGTACGGCGAGAATGGCGCCTACGATTACATGTTCGCCGCCATCGCCTGCGTGGTCGCGGTCGCATATCTCGCCGACCGCGCCCTGCTCTGGGCGACGCGGCTGAGCCTGCACTGGCACGAGTCGGCCGTCGAGGCCGCCGCATGA